Proteins from one Nitrobacteraceae bacterium AZCC 2146 genomic window:
- a CDS encoding peptidyl-prolyl cis-trans isomerase SurA (product_source=KO:K03771; cath_funfam=1.10.4030.10; cleavage_site_network=SignalP-noTM; cog=COG0760; ko=KO:K03771; pfam=PF13624; superfamily=109998) → MSTLTFRRISCAFATAALILLSGGSPSQAQSVAVMVNGEPITNYDIEQRVKLTQLSTQKAPSRQEVIDELINEKVKIKEGKKYSVDPGASEVDGAFQNMSSRMRLTPDQLVQSLAAKGIRPDTLKSRLKADMVWNAIVRGRFKQSLQVGEKEVEAAVQGSGGDGTTEAFEYQMRPVVLIVPRGAAAGMMEARNKEAEALRERIQTCDEANSTFKSMQNATIRDTVVKTSADLPPTLRDLLDKTPVGHLTPPEVTRQGVEMVVLCSRKPTKVDTPKKREVRDKMFADKFDAKSKAYLKEIRNAAMIEYRQ, encoded by the coding sequence ATGAGCACCCTCACCTTCCGGCGCATCTCCTGCGCTTTCGCGACCGCGGCGCTGATCCTGTTATCGGGTGGATCGCCGTCGCAGGCCCAGAGCGTGGCCGTGATGGTCAATGGCGAGCCGATCACCAACTACGACATCGAACAGCGCGTCAAGCTGACCCAGCTGTCGACCCAGAAGGCCCCCAGCCGCCAGGAAGTGATCGACGAACTGATCAATGAGAAGGTGAAGATCAAGGAAGGCAAGAAGTACAGCGTCGATCCCGGGGCGTCCGAGGTCGATGGTGCCTTCCAGAACATGAGTTCGCGGATGCGCCTCACGCCGGACCAACTGGTGCAGTCGCTGGCCGCAAAGGGCATCCGGCCCGATACGCTGAAGAGCCGCCTGAAGGCCGACATGGTCTGGAACGCAATCGTCCGCGGCCGCTTCAAGCAGAGCCTGCAGGTCGGTGAGAAAGAGGTCGAAGCCGCGGTTCAGGGCAGCGGCGGCGACGGCACCACCGAAGCCTTCGAATATCAGATGCGTCCGGTGGTGCTGATCGTTCCGCGCGGCGCAGCGGCCGGCATGATGGAAGCCCGCAACAAGGAAGCCGAAGCCCTGCGCGAGCGTATCCAGACCTGCGACGAAGCCAACAGCACCTTCAAGTCGATGCAGAACGCGACCATCCGCGACACCGTGGTCAAGACCTCCGCCGACCTGCCGCCGACGCTGCGCGACCTGCTCGACAAGACACCGGTCGGCCATCTGACGCCGCCGGAAGTCACCCGCCAGGGCGTGGAAATGGTGGTGCTGTGCTCGCGCAAGCCGACCAAGGTCGATACGCCGAAGAAGCGCGAAGTCCGTGACAAGATGTTCGCCGATAAATTCGATGCGAAGTCGAAAGCCTACCTGAAGGAAATTCGTAACGCTGCGATGATCGAATATCGGCAGTGA
- a CDS encoding D-arabinose 1-dehydrogenase-like Zn-dependent alcohol dehydrogenase (product_source=COG1064; cath_funfam=3.90.180.10; cog=COG1064; pfam=PF00107,PF08240; superfamily=50129,51735; transmembrane_helix_parts=Inside_1_178,TMhelix_179_201,Outside_202_352), with product MALMRRQSLVKFDSPLCETIVDTPKPQGREVLVRIERCGLCHSDLHIQDGYADLGGGKKLDTTRGMTLPFTLGHEIAGIVEEVGPDAPKDLIGTRKAVFPWIGCGQCRDCLAGDENLCAKNRYLGVSLDGGFASHVLVPDAKYLLDYDPLPVNMAATLMCSGVTAYGALKRLVDRPRQRNLLLIGLGGVGMMGLAFAQAMFKQKISVADLNPAARETALKNGAAFAYDPAEPDVARRMVKETDGGFDGVIDFAGNDKSMGFAVSTVARGGKIVVSGLMGGNFSLPMVQWIYKRMTIEGFMVGTLAEAQELMALARSGKISPTPMKEEPMADAQKWIEQLRAGKVVGRVVLTN from the coding sequence ATGGCGCTGATGCGACGCCAATCGCTGGTCAAGTTCGATTCACCACTGTGCGAAACCATCGTCGACACGCCGAAGCCGCAAGGCCGGGAGGTGCTGGTGCGCATCGAGCGCTGCGGCCTCTGCCATTCCGACCTGCACATCCAGGACGGCTACGCTGATTTGGGCGGCGGCAAGAAACTTGATACCACCCGCGGCATGACCCTGCCCTTCACGCTCGGCCACGAGATCGCCGGCATCGTCGAGGAAGTCGGCCCCGACGCCCCGAAGGATCTGATCGGCACCAGGAAGGCCGTCTTCCCGTGGATCGGCTGCGGCCAGTGCCGCGACTGCCTCGCCGGCGATGAAAATCTTTGCGCGAAAAACCGTTATCTCGGCGTTTCACTCGACGGCGGCTTCGCCAGCCATGTGCTGGTCCCCGATGCAAAATACCTGCTCGATTACGATCCGTTGCCCGTCAACATGGCAGCGACGCTGATGTGCTCCGGCGTCACCGCCTATGGCGCGCTGAAGCGTCTCGTCGATCGGCCGCGGCAACGCAACCTGCTGCTGATCGGTCTCGGCGGCGTCGGCATGATGGGCCTCGCTTTCGCTCAGGCGATGTTCAAGCAGAAGATTTCCGTCGCCGATCTCAATCCGGCGGCGCGCGAAACCGCGCTGAAAAACGGCGCAGCGTTCGCCTATGACCCGGCCGAGCCCGATGTCGCCAGGCGCATGGTGAAGGAAACAGACGGCGGCTTCGATGGCGTCATCGATTTTGCCGGCAACGATAAGTCGATGGGCTTCGCCGTCTCCACCGTGGCACGCGGCGGCAAGATCGTGGTGTCCGGCCTGATGGGCGGCAATTTCAGCCTGCCGATGGTACAGTGGATCTACAAGCGCATGACCATCGAAGGCTTCATGGTCGGCACCCTGGCCGAGGCGCAGGAACTGATGGCGCTGGCCCGCAGCGGCAAGATCAGCCCGACGCCGATGAAGGAAGAACCGATGGCGGACGCGCAAAAGTGGATCGAGCAATTGCGCGCCGGCAAGGTCGTCGGACGCGTGGTGCTGACGAACTGA
- a CDS encoding 4-hydroxythreonine-4-phosphate dehydrogenase (product_source=KO:K00097; cath_funfam=3.40.718.10; cog=COG1995; ko=KO:K00097; pfam=PF04166; superfamily=53659; tigrfam=TIGR00557), which yields MAKPLALTLGEPAGIGPDIAIAAWLRRHELNLPPFYLLGDRDFIAARAKLLGLDVRLADATATSAAASFADALPVVSTGHTVTAQPGRPDASSAPAVIASIRQAVADVEAGHASAVVTNPITKSVLYRAGFSHPGHTEFLAKLAARDGKTPMPVMLLWSPALAVVPVTIHVSLRDAIAQLSSQLITATARIVVADMRARFGLRHPRLAISGLNPHSGEDGLLGTEEQTIIAPAVAVLRNEGIDVRGPLSADTMFHPAARKKYDCAICMYHDQALIPIKTIAFDDGVNVTLGLPFIRTSPDHGTAFDIAGSGRANPSSLIAALKLAARMAAAKLS from the coding sequence ATGGCAAAACCTCTTGCGTTGACACTGGGCGAACCGGCCGGCATCGGCCCGGACATCGCCATCGCCGCGTGGCTGCGCCGGCACGAACTCAATCTTCCGCCGTTCTACTTGCTGGGCGACCGCGACTTCATCGCCGCCCGCGCCAAATTATTAGGTCTCGATGTCCGGCTGGCGGATGCAACGGCCACCAGCGCCGCAGCATCCTTCGCTGACGCGTTGCCGGTGGTCTCGACCGGCCACACCGTCACTGCGCAGCCCGGCCGTCCTGACGCTTCCAGCGCGCCGGCAGTGATTGCCTCGATCCGCCAGGCCGTCGCCGATGTCGAGGCCGGCCACGCGAGCGCGGTGGTCACCAACCCGATCACCAAGAGCGTGCTCTACCGCGCCGGCTTCAGCCATCCCGGCCATACCGAATTTCTCGCCAAACTCGCCGCGCGCGACGGCAAGACGCCGATGCCGGTGATGCTGCTGTGGTCGCCCGCTCTTGCGGTGGTGCCGGTGACCATTCATGTGTCGCTGCGCGACGCTATCGCACAGCTATCGAGCCAGCTGATCACCGCCACTGCCCGCATTGTCGTCGCCGATATGAGGGCCCGCTTCGGCCTGCGTCATCCTCGCCTTGCGATCTCCGGCCTCAATCCGCACTCCGGCGAAGACGGGTTGCTCGGCACCGAGGAGCAGACCATCATTGCGCCGGCGGTCGCCGTACTGCGCAACGAGGGTATCGACGTGCGCGGCCCGCTGTCGGCCGACACGATGTTTCACCCGGCGGCGCGGAAAAAATACGACTGCGCGATCTGCATGTATCACGATCAGGCACTGATCCCGATCAAGACCATCGCCTTCGACGACGGCGTCAACGTCACCCTCGGCCTGCCGTTCATCCGGACCTCGCCCGATCACGGCACCGCCTTCGACATCGCCGGCAGCGGCCGCGCCAATCCGTCGAGCCTGATCGCCGCCTTGAAGCTGGCCGCCCGCATGGCCGCGGCTAAACTGTCATGA
- a CDS encoding 16S rRNA (adenine1518-N6/adenine1519-N6)-dimethyltransferase (product_source=KO:K02528; cath_funfam=1.10.8.100,3.40.50.150; cog=COG0030; ko=KO:K02528; pfam=PF00398; smart=SM00650; superfamily=53335; tigrfam=TIGR00755), with protein sequence MSAIDDLPPLREVIQKFDLSARKSLGQNFLLDLNLTARIARAAGPLEGATIIEIGPGPGGLTRALLAMGAGRVIAVERDERALGALQEIANRYPGRLEIVIGDAQTFDPRPLLAGERARIVANLPYNIATPLLIDWLCAEPWPPWYDMMVLMFQREVAERIVAHENDEAYGRLGVLSNWRAETKILFDISPAAFVPPPKVTSSVVRLIPRANPEPCDRRMLEQVAAAAFGQRRKMLRQSLKALGVDPERLAKAANVEATRRAETIPISGFVAMARELTDIRRTKNVG encoded by the coding sequence ATGAGTGCGATCGACGACCTGCCGCCGCTGCGCGAAGTCATCCAGAAATTCGATCTGTCGGCGCGCAAATCGCTCGGCCAGAATTTTCTGCTCGATCTCAACCTCACCGCGCGGATCGCGCGCGCCGCAGGCCCGCTCGAAGGCGCTACCATCATCGAGATCGGTCCCGGGCCGGGCGGACTGACCCGCGCGCTGCTGGCAATGGGCGCCGGGCGCGTGATCGCGGTGGAGCGCGACGAGCGCGCGCTCGGCGCGTTGCAGGAAATCGCCAATCGCTATCCTGGCCGCCTGGAGATCGTCATCGGCGATGCCCAGACCTTCGATCCTCGGCCGCTGCTGGCCGGCGAACGCGCCAGGATCGTCGCCAACCTGCCCTACAATATCGCGACGCCGCTGCTGATCGACTGGCTCTGCGCCGAACCGTGGCCGCCCTGGTACGACATGATGGTGCTGATGTTCCAGCGCGAGGTCGCCGAACGCATCGTTGCCCATGAGAACGACGAGGCCTATGGAAGACTCGGCGTGCTGTCGAACTGGCGCGCTGAAACCAAGATCCTGTTCGACATTTCGCCGGCGGCTTTCGTACCGCCACCAAAGGTCACCTCGTCGGTCGTGCGGTTGATCCCTCGCGCCAACCCCGAGCCCTGCGATCGCCGGATGCTCGAACAGGTCGCCGCCGCCGCCTTCGGCCAGCGCCGCAAGATGCTGCGGCAAAGCCTCAAGGCGCTCGGCGTCGATCCGGAGCGTCTGGCAAAGGCTGCGAATGTCGAGGCGACACGCCGCGCCGAGACCATCCCGATCTCCGGCTTTGTTGCCATGGCCCGTGAATTGACCGATATACGAAGGACAAAAAACGTCGGTTAA
- a CDS encoding LPS-assembly protein (product_source=KO:K04744; cath_funfam=2.60.450.10; cog=COG1452; ko=KO:K04744; pfam=PF04453; transmembrane_helix_parts=Inside_1_26,TMhelix_27_49,Outside_50_832) codes for MAVTAALQGRAPGLGLRMTMRGHRSRMPAVLASVFAVLGIVATLSVAATTPAAAQGFTYNAPHTRPKPAPAAQTGQMLVQAVEVDYDYNNSRVSAVGSVQMFYNGTTVEADRVIYDQKTKRLHAEGNVRMTDADGKITYANLLDLSDDYRDGFVDSLRVDTADATRMAATRAERNAGNYTVFQNGVYTACAACKEDPKKPPLWQVKGARIIHDQTEKMLYFEDARIEFFGVPLAYIPYFSTPDPTVKRKTGFLMPNVTQVTNYGFGIETPFYWAIAPDYDATISPRYTTKQGLLLQGEFRQRLMDGAYQIRAYGIAQQDRNAYVNTPGDKDFRGGVESKGQFALNDKWVWGWDAIALSDYTFLQDYRLSMYKDPYASFLNLQTEAISQLYLTGVGNRSFFDARTIYYLSFSGNQSQVPVIHPVIDYNNVLNQSILGGEFSYKFNFTSLSRDTAAFDAINTTIDPKTGLSPCNALSADIAERTRTNCLLRGIPGTYTRLTGEAQWRRSYTDSFGQIFTPFAMLRVDAIDASISNQPGVSNFLPTGDTQALRVMPTIGLEYRYPFINVQPWGTTTIEPIAQIIIRPNETYAGKLPNEDAQSMNFDASNLFSVDKFSGYDRVEGGGRANVGVQATTQFDRGGSVKVLFGQSYQLFGLNSFAVADVTNTAVDSGLAKTKSDYVTSVSYSPNRTYTFSTRARLDEDTLNVQRFEAEGRATFDRWSVSLMYGNYAAQPNLGYLTRREGLLGSGSIKLASNWVVTGGARWDLEANKINQYTVGAGYVDDCFVLGVNYVTSYSYVTNLTTPPVLSHAIMLQIGLRTLGNSTGAGVGGGIQ; via the coding sequence GTGGCTGTTACCGCCGCCCTCCAAGGACGAGCGCCCGGGTTGGGGCTGCGCATGACCATGCGTGGCCATCGATCCCGCATGCCCGCTGTTCTGGCTTCGGTTTTTGCTGTTCTCGGGATCGTTGCAACACTCAGCGTTGCGGCGACAACGCCGGCGGCTGCCCAGGGTTTCACCTATAACGCCCCGCATACAAGGCCTAAGCCCGCCCCCGCTGCCCAGACCGGGCAGATGCTGGTGCAGGCGGTCGAGGTCGATTACGACTACAACAATTCCCGCGTCTCCGCGGTCGGCTCCGTGCAGATGTTCTACAACGGAACGACGGTCGAGGCCGACAGGGTCATCTACGACCAGAAGACCAAGCGCCTGCACGCCGAAGGCAACGTCCGGATGACGGATGCCGACGGCAAGATCACCTATGCCAACCTGCTCGATCTCAGCGACGACTACCGCGACGGTTTCGTCGATTCGCTGCGCGTCGATACCGCCGACGCCACCCGCATGGCCGCGACGCGCGCGGAACGCAACGCCGGCAACTACACCGTGTTCCAGAACGGCGTCTACACCGCCTGCGCCGCCTGTAAGGAAGATCCGAAGAAGCCGCCGCTGTGGCAGGTCAAGGGTGCCCGCATCATCCACGACCAGACCGAGAAGATGCTGTACTTCGAGGACGCGCGGATCGAGTTCTTCGGCGTTCCCCTCGCCTACATTCCTTATTTCTCGACGCCCGATCCGACCGTGAAGCGCAAAACCGGCTTCCTGATGCCCAACGTCACGCAGGTGACGAACTACGGCTTCGGCATCGAGACCCCGTTCTACTGGGCGATCGCGCCCGATTACGACGCCACCATCTCGCCGCGCTACACCACCAAGCAGGGGCTGCTGCTGCAGGGCGAATTCCGCCAGCGGCTGATGGACGGCGCCTATCAGATCCGCGCCTATGGCATCGCGCAGCAGGACCGCAACGCATACGTCAACACGCCCGGCGACAAGGATTTCCGCGGCGGCGTCGAGTCCAAGGGCCAGTTTGCCCTGAACGACAAGTGGGTCTGGGGCTGGGATGCGATCGCGCTCAGCGATTACACCTTCCTGCAGGACTACCGCCTGTCGATGTACAAGGATCCCTACGCCTCGTTCCTCAACCTGCAGACCGAGGCGATCTCGCAGCTCTATCTGACCGGCGTCGGCAACCGCAGCTTCTTCGATGCGCGGACGATCTATTATCTGAGCTTCTCCGGCAACCAGAGCCAGGTTCCGGTGATCCATCCGGTGATCGACTACAACAACGTGCTCAACCAGTCGATCTTGGGCGGCGAGTTCAGCTACAAGTTCAACTTCACCAGCCTGAGCCGCGACACTGCGGCGTTCGATGCGATCAATACCACAATTGATCCGAAGACTGGCCTGAGCCCATGCAATGCGCTTTCAGCAGACATTGCCGAACGAACTCGGACAAACTGCCTGCTGCGCGGCATTCCCGGCACTTACACCCGCCTTACCGGCGAGGCACAGTGGCGCCGGTCGTACACGGATTCCTTCGGCCAGATCTTCACGCCGTTCGCGATGCTCCGCGTCGATGCGATCGACGCGTCGATCTCGAACCAGCCCGGCGTGTCGAACTTTCTGCCGACCGGCGACACGCAGGCGCTGCGCGTGATGCCGACCATCGGCCTCGAATATCGCTATCCGTTCATCAACGTTCAGCCCTGGGGCACCACGACGATCGAGCCGATCGCCCAGATCATCATTCGCCCGAATGAGACCTATGCCGGCAAGCTGCCGAACGAAGACGCGCAGAGCATGAATTTCGACGCCAGCAACCTGTTCAGCGTCGACAAGTTCTCCGGCTACGACCGCGTCGAAGGCGGCGGCCGCGCCAATGTCGGCGTCCAGGCGACCACACAGTTCGACCGCGGCGGCTCCGTCAAGGTGTTGTTCGGCCAGTCCTACCAGCTGTTCGGGCTGAACTCGTTCGCGGTCGCCGACGTCACCAACACCGCCGTCGATTCCGGCCTGGCGAAAACCAAGTCCGACTACGTCACCAGCGTCAGCTACTCGCCGAACCGGACCTATACGTTCAGCACACGCGCCCGCCTCGACGAGGATACGCTGAACGTGCAGCGCTTCGAGGCCGAAGGCCGCGCCACCTTCGATCGCTGGTCGGTCAGCCTGATGTATGGCAATTACGCCGCCCAGCCCAATCTGGGCTACCTGACCCGCCGCGAAGGCCTGCTCGGCAGCGGCTCGATCAAGCTGGCATCGAACTGGGTGGTGACCGGCGGCGCGCGCTGGGACCTCGAAGCCAACAAGATCAACCAGTACACGGTGGGTGCCGGCTACGTGGATGACTGCTTCGTGCTGGGTGTCAACTACGTGACGTCCTATAGTTACGTCACGAACCTGACAACACCGCCGGTGCTGAGCCATGCGATCATGCTGCAGATCGGGCTGCGGACCCTCGGCAATTCGACCGGTGCCGGCGTCGGCGGTGGCATTCAATAG
- a CDS encoding lipopolysaccharide export system permease protein (product_source=KO:K11720; cog=COG0795; ko=KO:K11720; pfam=PF03739; tigrfam=TIGR04408; transmembrane_helix_parts=Inside_1_11,TMhelix_12_34,Outside_35_68,TMhelix_69_86,Inside_87_98,TMhelix_99_121,Outside_122_280,TMhelix_281_303,Inside_304_307,TMhelix_308_325,Outside_326_339,TMhelix_340_362,Inside_363_365), which produces MSMITNTIGRYFAGRFLVAAVGVFASIFMLLVLVDYIEMVRRTAGLPTASAITVAQTSLYRVPQLLEKMMPFCILIGAMTCYLALSRRLELVVARAAGVSAWQFISPALASALVLGVLATVGYNPLSANLREQSKKMEAELFGDTPGGGVQDASGFWINQVNSEGQAIINAARSEQQGIRLTGLTVFRFDTNSQFKERVEAREASLEQGRWLFKSVRRYTLDSPVVDQDSMYLATSLTPAQVRNSFSTPETVSFWQLPSYIKSSESSGFATAGYRLQYHKLIAQPFLLAAMVMLAASVSLRFFRMGGVQKMVLSGVGAGFLLYVLSKVTEDLSKAELMHPIAAAWLPVCVGGLTGFLALLYLEDG; this is translated from the coding sequence ATGAGCATGATCACCAACACCATCGGCCGATATTTTGCCGGCCGCTTCCTGGTGGCCGCGGTCGGCGTGTTCGCCAGCATTTTCATGCTGCTGGTGCTGGTCGATTACATCGAGATGGTCCGGCGAACCGCGGGCCTGCCCACGGCGTCCGCCATCACGGTCGCCCAGACCTCGCTGTACCGGGTGCCGCAGCTGCTTGAAAAGATGATGCCGTTCTGCATCCTGATCGGCGCCATGACCTGCTACCTCGCGCTGTCGCGGCGGCTCGAACTGGTGGTGGCCCGTGCCGCAGGGGTCTCGGCCTGGCAGTTCATCTCGCCGGCGCTGGCGAGCGCCCTCGTCCTCGGCGTGCTGGCGACGGTGGGCTACAACCCGCTGTCGGCCAATCTGCGGGAGCAGTCGAAGAAGATGGAAGCCGAGCTGTTCGGCGACACGCCGGGCGGCGGCGTGCAGGATGCGTCAGGGTTCTGGATCAATCAGGTCAACAGCGAAGGCCAGGCGATCATCAACGCCGCCCGCAGCGAGCAGCAGGGCATCCGCCTAACCGGGCTGACCGTGTTCCGGTTCGATACAAATTCCCAGTTCAAGGAGCGGGTCGAGGCCCGCGAGGCGTCGCTGGAACAAGGTCGCTGGCTGTTCAAGTCGGTGCGCCGCTATACCCTCGATTCGCCGGTGGTTGATCAGGACAGCATGTACCTGGCCACCTCCCTGACCCCCGCCCAGGTCCGCAACAGCTTTTCGACCCCCGAAACCGTGTCATTTTGGCAACTTCCGTCCTATATCAAATCCTCGGAAAGTTCGGGTTTTGCAACCGCGGGGTATCGCCTGCAGTATCACAAACTCATCGCACAGCCGTTTTTGCTGGCTGCGATGGTGATGCTGGCCGCTTCCGTGAGCCTGCGGTTCTTCCGCATGGGCGGCGTCCAGAAGATGGTTTTGAGTGGCGTGGGTGCGGGCTTTCTGCTCTACGTCCTGTCGAAAGTTACGGAAGATTTGAGCAAGGCTGAGTTGATGCATCCGATTGCTGCGGCGTGGCTGCCTGTGTGTGTGGGCGGCCTCACCGGCTTTTTGGCCTTGTTGTACCTGGAGGATGGGTAA
- a CDS encoding lipopolysaccharide export system permease protein (product_source=KO:K07091; cath_funfam=1.20.1300.10; cog=COG0795; ko=KO:K07091; pfam=PF03739; superfamily=81343; tigrfam=TIGR04407; transmembrane_helix_parts=Outside_1_31,TMhelix_32_54,Inside_55_73,TMhelix_74_96,Outside_97_123,TMhelix_124_146,Inside_147_334,TMhelix_335_357,Outside_358_366,TMhelix_367_389,Inside_390_414), producing MTMGIPSPGLVTPATDRSGMGLFGPMGSIDKYIFRTTLSSFALVLVSLTGVIWITQALRGIDLMTSQGQTILTFLGVTSLAIPVLVLIIAPIALMIAVSHTLTKLATDSEIIVMNAAGLSPLRLFRPFLYATVVVSILVAFIGSYLAPDGMRRLKRWDAEITADVLANILQPGRFAQLDQNLTIRVRERQPGGLLVGIFVDDRRDPKERVTIIADHGTVMKNNDGSFLILEDGNLQRFEAGKTDPAMVAFGRYAFDMSKFSNRGKDVTYGIRERYLWELMAPPAEDPVYQQMPRQFSAELHDRFMAPIYPLAFAALTFAFLGSPRTTRQSRNFSIGSSIAAVFGLRMAGFACSVLAAKSDFAAPMQYLMLAAAIGASFWIIAGGIVVEPPAALMEAINRSNARLLRLIRRPVAT from the coding sequence GTGACCATGGGGATCCCCTCACCGGGATTGGTCACGCCGGCGACTGACAGGTCGGGGATGGGATTGTTCGGACCGATGGGGTCTATCGACAAGTATATTTTCCGCACGACGCTGTCGTCGTTTGCGTTGGTTCTGGTCAGCCTGACGGGCGTGATCTGGATCACGCAGGCGTTGCGCGGAATCGATCTGATGACGAGCCAGGGTCAGACCATTCTGACATTCCTCGGCGTGACCAGCCTTGCGATTCCCGTGCTGGTGCTGATCATCGCGCCGATCGCGCTGATGATCGCGGTTTCCCACACCCTTACCAAGCTCGCTACCGACTCCGAAATCATCGTGATGAACGCCGCCGGCCTGTCGCCGCTGCGGCTGTTCCGTCCGTTTCTTTACGCCACTGTCGTGGTGTCGATCCTCGTCGCCTTCATCGGCTCCTACCTCGCGCCCGACGGCATGCGCCGGCTGAAGCGATGGGATGCCGAAATCACCGCCGACGTGCTGGCCAACATCCTGCAGCCCGGCCGTTTCGCGCAGCTCGACCAGAACCTCACGATCCGGGTTCGCGAGCGTCAGCCCGGCGGTCTGCTGGTCGGCATCTTCGTCGATGACCGCCGCGACCCCAAGGAACGCGTCACCATCATCGCCGACCACGGCACCGTGATGAAGAACAACGACGGCTCATTCCTGATTCTCGAGGACGGCAACCTGCAACGGTTTGAAGCCGGCAAGACCGACCCGGCCATGGTCGCATTCGGCCGCTATGCGTTCGACATGTCGAAGTTCTCCAATCGCGGCAAGGATGTCACCTACGGCATTCGCGAACGTTATCTCTGGGAGCTGATGGCGCCGCCCGCCGAGGATCCGGTCTACCAACAGATGCCGCGCCAGTTCAGCGCCGAATTGCATGACCGCTTCATGGCGCCGATCTATCCGCTCGCCTTTGCCGCCCTCACCTTCGCGTTTCTGGGCTCGCCGCGGACGACGCGGCAGAGCCGCAATTTCTCGATCGGAAGCTCGATCGCCGCGGTGTTCGGCCTGCGCATGGCCGGCTTCGCCTGCTCGGTGCTGGCGGCGAAATCGGATTTCGCAGCGCCGATGCAGTATCTGATGCTGGCAGCCGCGATCGGCGCGAGCTTCTGGATCATCGCCGGCGGCATCGTCGTCGAACCGCCCGCGGCTTTGATGGAGGCCATCAACCGATCGAACGCGCGGTTGCTGCGCCTGATCCGGCGGCCTGTCGCAACATGA